The Chryseobacterium oranimense genome contains the following window.
AAAGTGAGTGTTAAAATAATAATGTGAAACTTTTCTGAGATAATTTTTTTTATTTTCAACATGTGAGACTCATTTTTGATCTATTCTTTATTTAAAATCTTGTTGATTCTTTTCTCTGCCTCAACCTTTGTAATTCCAATATAGAAATCATGAACAAAAGGATGCTCATAACTTTGGTGAGGAAAAACAAAAGGCCTTCCTATATTATTATTGACAACGACAGTAGTCGGAATACTTTCCTCAAAATCATAATCCGGAAGGTAAGTAGAAAGCCATCCGAAATATTCAGCTTCAAATTCCTTATTGTCATAATTTTCAACATATTCATTAAAGTTCTTTTCACTCAATGACACCCAGATTCCATAATCCAGATCCCTACAGTCATCGGTGACTTCCTGTACAAGAACGGTGCGAATAAATCTATGGGTACCTTCAGAATCTTCAATGACACATAAATCTGAAGTGAGTTCAGCATTCTTTTGTTCCTCTGCCGATAAACACGAATAAAAATAAGGGGAATTATAGGCTAGGGCAGGCCAGTCTTCTTTTTCTTCTCCACAGCACTGACAGATGTATTTCATACTATTTTTTATTATAAT
Protein-coding sequences here:
- a CDS encoding DUF2199 domain-containing protein; this encodes MKYICQCCGEEKEDWPALAYNSPYFYSCLSAEEQKNAELTSDLCVIEDSEGTHRFIRTVLVQEVTDDCRDLDYGIWVSLSEKNFNEYVENYDNKEFEAEYFGWLSTYLPDYDFEESIPTTVVVNNNIGRPFVFPHQSYEHPFVHDFYIGITKVEAEKRINKILNKE